In Tachysurus fulvidraco isolate hzauxx_2018 chromosome 1, HZAU_PFXX_2.0, whole genome shotgun sequence, a single window of DNA contains:
- the LOC113635024 gene encoding C-C motif chemokine 18-like, translating into MSSCTLLLLLLGLSCLQSFTVAQDANGADFCCFEFHKRPLPAASVVSYEETRDDCTLPGVILTTEKGFRICADPEVDWVQQVIKTKNSA; encoded by the exons ATGTCCTCCTGTACTctcctgctgcttctgctggGTCTTTCCTGCCTTCAGAGCTTCACAGTGGCACAGG ATGCAAATGGAGCAGATTTCTGCTGTTTTGAGTTCCACAAAAGACCGTTACCAGCAGCGAGCGTTGTTTCTTACGAAGAAACAAGAGATGACTGTACACTTCCTGGAGTCAT TTTGACCACAGAAAAGGGTTTTCGTATATGTGCAGACCCTGAGGTGGACTGGGTGCAGCAGGTCATCAAAACTAAAAACTCAGCCTAA